A window from Acinonyx jubatus isolate Ajub_Pintada_27869175 chromosome E1, VMU_Ajub_asm_v1.0, whole genome shotgun sequence encodes these proteins:
- the LOC106980444 gene encoding schlafen family member 5-like isoform X2: MSLKVDLETNFAECVLNAGKIILGDTQRKEMNPELRKKQRENILKAICALLNSGGGVVKAEIENKDYNYEIHGVGLTMPSIFKDYLDEMQQGELFLIFVRSWNADASGVRIATLCSNLYYRYRASTDVMDSKEALAFLKGKTQTLRNTDSSSLSPHKVQVGVRNEYNIRASAAAVFARTQLQYLEKLNFTNSLHVEFKMFSTEESQCFHESLPSCVSAFANTEGGYIFFGVHDETREVIGCEKEKIDFDMLKACIDSCIRNLPVHHFCTQKHEIKYAVKFLDVHNQGTLHGYVCAVKVEQFCCAVFSKMPSSWQVKDNCVKQLDTKQWIAWMMEADPDLSRFSEMVLALSLSSTTPRSRTVCTHKNFECLEAQQKRYFPEEAWNHFVPPKRKGHVEIILMATT, encoded by the exons ATGAGTCTCAAGGTTGATTTGGAAACAAACTTTGCCGAATGTGTCTTAAATGCAGGAAAGATCATCCTTGGGGatacacaaaggaaagaaatgaatccTGAATTGCggaaaaaacagagggaaaacatCTTGAAAGCAATATGTGCTCTGCTGAATTCTGGTGGCGGAGTGGTCAAGGCTGAGATTGAGAACAAAGACTACAATTATGAAATCCATGGAGTAGGCCTGACGATGCCttcaatttttaaagactatttagATGAGATGCAGCAGGGAGAACTCTTTTTGATTTTTGTGAGATCCTGGAACGCAGATGCCTCTGGTGTACGAATCGCTACCTTGTGCTCCAATTTGTACTATAGATACAGAGCATCTACTGATGTCATGGATTCTAAGGAAGCATTGGCATTCCTCAAAGGGAAAACTCAGACTCTTAGGAATACTGATTCCAGTTCATTAAGTCCACACAAAGTTCAGGTTGGTGTGCGAAACGAGTATAACATAAGGGCCTCAGCTGCTGCTGTATTCGCTAGAACTCAGCTTCAGTACCTAGAAAAGCTCAACTTTACTAATTCCCTCCACgttgaatttaaaatgttctcaaCAGAGGAGTCACAGTGCTTTCACGAGAGTCTCCCCAGTTGTGTTTCTGCATTTGCAAACACTGAAGGAGGGTATATATTTTTTGGTGTGCATGATGAGACCCGTGAAGTCATTGGatgtgaaaaggagaaaatagattTTGACATGTTGAAGGCTTGTATTGATTCCTGTATTAGGAATCTCCCTGTCCATCATTTCTGTACACAGAAGCATGAGATAAAATATGCTGTCAAATTCCTTGACGTACACAATCAGGGGACCCTCCATGGATATGTCTGTGCAGTCAAGGTGGAACAATTTTGCTGTGCAGTGTTTTCCAAGATGCCCAGTTCCTGGCAGGTGAAGGACAATTGTGTGAAACAGCTGGACACGAAGCAATGGATAGCTTGGATGATGGAAGCCGACCCAG atctttccagattttctgaGATGGTCCTTGCATTGAGTTTGTCATCCACTACACCCCGCAGCAGGACTGTGTGCACTCATAAGAATTTTGAATGTCTGGAAGCACAGCAAAAACGTTACTTTCCAG AAGAAGCTTGGAATCATTTTGTTCCACCTAAAAGAAAAGGACACGTGGAGATTATTTTGATGGCAACCACATGA
- the LOC106980444 gene encoding schlafen family member 5-like isoform X1, with translation MSLKVDLETNFAECVLNAGKIILGDTQRKEMNPELRKKQRENILKAICALLNSGGGVVKAEIENKDYNYEIHGVGLTMPSIFKDYLDEMQQGELFLIFVRSWNADASGVRIATLCSNLYYRYRASTDVMDSKEALAFLKGKTQTLRNTDSSSLSPHKVQVGVRNEYNIRASAAAVFARTQLQYLEKLNFTNSLHVEFKMFSTEESQCFHESLPSCVSAFANTEGGYIFFGVHDETREVIGCEKEKIDFDMLKACIDSCIRNLPVHHFCTQKHEIKYAVKFLDVHNQGTLHGYVCAVKVEQFCCAVFSKMPSSWQVKDNCVKQLDTKQWIAWMMEADPDLSRFSEMVLALSLSSTTPRSRTVCTHKNFECLEAQQKRYFPVLPDRMVYIPESVYKELFSTHKGLKNLINKEMRSFSQGILIFSRSWAVDVGLREKQGVICDALLLSQNNTPRLYTILSEWDPSWKGYSRKVARVLKQTLVNTGGYTGKLCVTPLIFLLNPDNTATTLHDLDLQIYPNSYNLRTTQHMEALLRSLVIVLLGFRSFLSEELGSEVFSLLTDKQYELLSKNIRMTRELFVHGLPGSGKTILALRIMEKIRNVFHCQPDDILYICENQPLKNFVSQRHVCQAVTRKTFMKNDFQKIKHIIIDEAQNFRTEDGDWYEKAKAITQRKKDCPGILWIFLDYFQTTHLSCSGLPALTAQYPREELTRVIRNADPIAKYLQEVMQEVRENPPCNIPPASLEMVHKAEWAQGIPGYVEIMEYLDMEDMVFQVAKKCHFLFRNGYSPKDIAVLFSKASEVEIYKDKLLRAMRKRNTSQLDGESDLLVQIQDASDIMANHIVLDSVRRFSGLERNIVFGFNLTAEPDIFHNLLLCLASRAKKHLYILKVPI, from the exons ATGAGTCTCAAGGTTGATTTGGAAACAAACTTTGCCGAATGTGTCTTAAATGCAGGAAAGATCATCCTTGGGGatacacaaaggaaagaaatgaatccTGAATTGCggaaaaaacagagggaaaacatCTTGAAAGCAATATGTGCTCTGCTGAATTCTGGTGGCGGAGTGGTCAAGGCTGAGATTGAGAACAAAGACTACAATTATGAAATCCATGGAGTAGGCCTGACGATGCCttcaatttttaaagactatttagATGAGATGCAGCAGGGAGAACTCTTTTTGATTTTTGTGAGATCCTGGAACGCAGATGCCTCTGGTGTACGAATCGCTACCTTGTGCTCCAATTTGTACTATAGATACAGAGCATCTACTGATGTCATGGATTCTAAGGAAGCATTGGCATTCCTCAAAGGGAAAACTCAGACTCTTAGGAATACTGATTCCAGTTCATTAAGTCCACACAAAGTTCAGGTTGGTGTGCGAAACGAGTATAACATAAGGGCCTCAGCTGCTGCTGTATTCGCTAGAACTCAGCTTCAGTACCTAGAAAAGCTCAACTTTACTAATTCCCTCCACgttgaatttaaaatgttctcaaCAGAGGAGTCACAGTGCTTTCACGAGAGTCTCCCCAGTTGTGTTTCTGCATTTGCAAACACTGAAGGAGGGTATATATTTTTTGGTGTGCATGATGAGACCCGTGAAGTCATTGGatgtgaaaaggagaaaatagattTTGACATGTTGAAGGCTTGTATTGATTCCTGTATTAGGAATCTCCCTGTCCATCATTTCTGTACACAGAAGCATGAGATAAAATATGCTGTCAAATTCCTTGACGTACACAATCAGGGGACCCTCCATGGATATGTCTGTGCAGTCAAGGTGGAACAATTTTGCTGTGCAGTGTTTTCCAAGATGCCCAGTTCCTGGCAGGTGAAGGACAATTGTGTGAAACAGCTGGACACGAAGCAATGGATAGCTTGGATGATGGAAGCCGACCCAG atctttccagattttctgaGATGGTCCTTGCATTGAGTTTGTCATCCACTACACCCCGCAGCAGGACTGTGTGCACTCATAAGAATTTTGAATGTCTGGAAGCACAGCAAAAACGTTACTTTCCAG TATTACCAGACAGAATGGTGTATATACCAGAAAGCGTCTACAAGGAGCTGTTCTCAACACATAAAGGActcaaaaacttaataaataaggaaatgcgctctttctctcaaggAATATTGATATTCTCTCGAAGCTGGGCTGTGGACGTGGGtctgagagagaagcagggagtcATCTGCGATGCTCTTCTGCTTTCCCAGAACAACACCCCACGCCTCTACACTATCCTCAGCGAGTGGGACCCAAGCTGGAAGGGCTACTCTAGGAAAGTCGCCCGCGTCTTAAAACAGACGCTGGTGAACACAGGTGGCTACACTGGGAAATTGTGTGTCACTCCCTTGATCTTCCTACTGAATCCTGATAATACAGCAACGACTCTTCATGATTTGGATTTGCAAATTTACCCCAACTCCTATAACCTTAGGACCACCCAGCACATGGAAGCTCTGTTACGGTCCCTTGTGATAGTCTTGCTCGGATTCCGATCTTTCTTAAGTGAAGAGCTGGGCTCTGAGGTTTTCAGCCTCCTCACAGATAAACAGTATGAGTTGCTTTCAAAGAACATTCGCATGACTAGAGAACTGTTTGTTCATGGCTTACCTGGATCAGGGAAGACCATCCTGGCTCTTAGGATAATGGAGAAGATCAGGAATGTGTTTCACTGTCAACCAGATGATATTCTTTACATCTGTGAAAATCAGCCTCTGAAGAATTTTGTGAG CCAGAGACATGTCTGCCAGGCAGTGACCCGGAAAACCTTCATGAAAAATGACTTCCAAAAGATTAAGCACATCATCATCGATGAAGCTCAGAATTTTCGCACTGAGGATGGAGACTGGTATGAGAAGGCAAAAGCCATCACTCAGAGAAAAAAGGATTGCCCAGGAATTCTCTGGATCTTTCTAGACTACTTTCAGACTACCCACTTGAGCTGCAGTGGCCTCCCTGCTCTCACAGCCCAGTATCCAAGAGAAGAGCTCACCAGAGTGATCCGTAATGCAGATCCAATAGCCAAATACCTACAAGAAGTAATGCAGGAGGTCAGAGAAAATCCTCCATGCAACATCCCGCCTGCGTCCCTGGAGATGGTTCATAAAGCTGAATGGGCTCAGGGTATTCCGGGCTACGTGGAGATTATGGAGTACTTGGACATGGAAGATATGGTGTTCCAAGTAGCAAAGAAATGCCACTTTCTCTTTAGGAATGGTTATTCTCCCAAGGACATTGCTGTGCTTTTCAGCAAAGCAAGTGAAGTGGAAATATATAAAGATAAGCTTCTAAGAgcaatgaggaaaagaaatacatctCAGCTCGATGGGGAATCTGATCTTTTAGTACAGATCCAAGATGCATCGGATATCATGGCCAATCACATCGTGTTGGACAGTGTCCGTCGATTTTCAGGCCTGGAAAGAAACATCGTGTTTGGGTTCAACCTAACAGCTGAGCCAGATATTTTCCATAATCTTCTGCTCTGTCTGGCTTCCAGGGCAAAGAAACATCTCTATATTCTGAAGGTTCCTATTTGA